A stretch of Anaeromyxobacter dehalogenans 2CP-1 DNA encodes these proteins:
- a CDS encoding class I SAM-dependent methyltransferase, producing MPDQVRHPEEIHRSEAAFFDAQAATLERAAWRLDPAVVARYRRPARFWFNKEYRFRRLGEVRGLRILDVGCGLGDNAILLASHGARVTAVDLSARSIELARRRAAQAGLAEPPEFVCAPLERAGLPDGAFDVIWGDGVLHHVLHDLDGVLERLVRAARRDARFLFSEPVDRVPGLRRLRLLLPVPPDGTPDERPLREAELRRIRRWVPDLRVRPFSFAGRLNRFLLPGGAYESAGTLRRAAVDGLCLADWVTLAVPGLARLGGMAVLEGHLRDAAAAPRRAPAGEGPLRADAGASG from the coding sequence ATGCCGGATCAGGTCCGTCACCCCGAGGAGATCCACCGCTCCGAGGCAGCGTTCTTCGACGCGCAGGCGGCGACGCTCGAGCGCGCCGCGTGGCGGCTCGACCCGGCCGTGGTGGCGCGGTACCGCCGGCCCGCCCGCTTCTGGTTCAACAAGGAGTACCGGTTCCGGCGGCTCGGCGAGGTGCGCGGGCTGCGCATCCTCGACGTGGGGTGCGGGCTCGGGGACAACGCCATCCTGCTCGCGTCGCACGGGGCGCGCGTCACGGCCGTGGACCTCTCCGCCCGGTCCATCGAGCTGGCGCGGCGGCGGGCCGCGCAGGCCGGCCTGGCAGAGCCGCCCGAGTTCGTGTGCGCGCCCCTGGAGCGCGCCGGCCTGCCCGACGGGGCGTTCGACGTGATCTGGGGTGACGGCGTCCTGCACCACGTGCTGCACGACCTGGACGGCGTGCTGGAGCGCCTCGTCCGGGCGGCCCGGCGGGATGCGCGCTTCCTGTTCTCCGAGCCGGTCGATCGCGTCCCAGGCCTGCGGCGGTTGCGGCTCCTGCTGCCGGTGCCGCCGGACGGCACGCCCGACGAGCGGCCCCTGCGCGAGGCGGAGCTGAGGCGGATCCGGCGCTGGGTGCCGGACCTGCGCGTGCGCCCGTTCTCGTTCGCGGGGCGGCTGAACCGGTTCCTGCTTCCCGGGGGCGCCTACGAGTCGGCGGGCACGCTGCGCCGCGCCGCGGTCGACGGCCTCTGCCTCGCCGACTGGGTCACGCTGGCCGTGCCGGGCCTCGCGCGGCTGGGAGGGATGGCGGTGCTGGAGGGGCACCTGCGGGACGCCGCCGCGGCGCCGCGGCGCGCGCCCGCAGGCGAGGGGCCGCTCCGGGCGGACGCAGGCGCCTCCGGCTAG